A genomic stretch from Nitrospirota bacterium includes:
- a CDS encoding ribulose-phosphate 3-epimerase yields the protein MKKIAPSILSADFGHLADEIKRVEEAGADMIHVDVMDGHFVPNLTIGPPVIEFIRKATALPLDVHLMIERPEQSINDFVSAGSDILTVHVETCPHLHRTIQQIKEKNIKAGVTLNPATSLTLVEEIIDSVDLLLIMSVNPGFGGQSFIPSVLSKIRLARKMIDRKNAKVMLEVDGGIKIDNIKEISEAGCDVFVAGSAIFKSKDYRKTITTMKQLI from the coding sequence ATGAAAAAAATAGCCCCTTCGATCCTTTCGGCCGATTTTGGCCATTTGGCGGATGAGATAAAAAGGGTAGAAGAAGCGGGGGCTGATATGATCCATGTGGATGTCATGGATGGCCATTTTGTCCCCAACCTGACCATTGGTCCTCCTGTGATCGAATTCATCCGGAAAGCCACCGCTCTTCCCCTGGACGTTCATCTGATGATCGAAAGACCAGAACAGTCTATCAATGACTTTGTTTCAGCGGGGAGCGATATTCTGACTGTTCATGTCGAAACCTGTCCTCACCTTCACCGGACTATCCAGCAGATTAAGGAAAAGAATATTAAGGCAGGTGTCACTTTGAACCCGGCGACCTCCCTGACGCTGGTGGAAGAGATCATCGACTCGGTAGATCTTCTGCTCATCATGTCGGTGAATCCCGGTTTCGGGGGACAGAGTTTCATCCCTTCGGTTCTTTCCAAGATTCGCCTGGCCCGCAAAATGATCGATCGTAAGAATGCGAAAGTCATGCTGGAGGTCGACGGGGGAATCAAGATCGACAATATTAAAGAGATCTCCGAAGCCGGCTGTGATGTTTTTGTGGCCGGGTCCGCGATCTTCAAGAGCAAAGATTATCGAAAAACGATTACGACGATGAAACAGTTAATATAG
- a CDS encoding phenylalanine--tRNA ligase subunit alpha yields the protein MNISEIIDSLHPLEKKVLLYFQQVPILLSVPLKKLVDSQVIDPSQIEMVLGWLHSKQICEVIVTGSRKFASLTPLGETYAKSEIPEIRIFSRINQTPTTIKEIQTSAEFEPEEKSSAIGALKESGLIQIGPGGVLQVKNRDVLAQFNKIQDLLKKLLEKEGRCPIQELSEVEKMIAEEYSHKRGKSKGLIRIDEEVEREIVVTPALGKKILSSLSNEQTEVTYSQLTPEMLKDGSWRNQAPRKYNIHLRPSRIAIGKKHPYRQFLDLLKSKLVGLGFMEMRGELVETEFWNNDALFMPQFHPARDIHDVYFVKEPLFAKSIGQPFLNQVSEVHKDGWKTGSRGWRYDFDQERAKRLILRSQGTAVSSRTLASKPEIPGKYFSIARCFRYDQVDATHASDFFQVEGIVLGETIHFKTLLGLLTLFAKEVAKATEVKFLPAYFPFTEPSVEVHVKHPQLGWMELGGAGLFRPEVTLPLGVKVPVIAWGLGLDRMAMMALDIQDIRDLFSPDLELVRSKKVSV from the coding sequence TTGAACATTTCTGAAATCATCGACTCGCTCCATCCCCTCGAAAAAAAAGTCCTTCTCTATTTCCAGCAGGTCCCTATACTCCTTTCTGTACCCTTAAAAAAATTAGTAGATTCCCAAGTCATCGATCCTTCTCAAATTGAAATGGTCCTCGGCTGGCTTCATTCCAAACAGATCTGCGAAGTCATTGTAACAGGGTCCCGCAAGTTTGCTTCATTGACGCCTCTGGGTGAAACCTATGCAAAGTCAGAAATTCCTGAAATCAGAATTTTCAGTCGGATCAATCAAACCCCGACGACCATCAAGGAGATCCAGACGAGCGCGGAATTTGAACCGGAAGAAAAGAGTTCGGCCATTGGCGCTTTAAAAGAATCAGGGTTAATCCAGATCGGTCCGGGGGGTGTTCTTCAGGTAAAGAACAGGGATGTTTTAGCCCAGTTTAACAAGATTCAGGATCTTCTCAAAAAACTTTTGGAAAAAGAGGGGCGTTGTCCAATTCAAGAATTATCTGAAGTTGAAAAAATGATTGCGGAAGAATATTCCCATAAACGAGGAAAGTCAAAAGGCCTGATTCGGATTGATGAAGAGGTCGAAAGAGAAATTGTCGTTACCCCCGCTCTTGGAAAAAAGATCCTGTCTTCCTTATCCAACGAGCAGACCGAAGTGACTTATTCCCAGCTCACGCCCGAGATGTTGAAGGATGGGAGCTGGCGAAATCAGGCGCCCCGTAAATATAACATTCATCTGAGACCTTCCCGGATAGCCATTGGAAAAAAGCATCCCTACAGACAATTTCTCGATCTTTTGAAATCGAAACTGGTCGGACTTGGATTTATGGAAATGAGGGGTGAGCTGGTCGAAACGGAATTCTGGAACAATGACGCTCTTTTTATGCCCCAGTTTCATCCTGCGCGTGATATTCACGATGTTTATTTTGTCAAAGAGCCATTGTTTGCCAAATCGATTGGCCAACCTTTTCTCAATCAGGTCTCTGAAGTCCATAAAGACGGCTGGAAGACCGGCTCCAGGGGATGGCGATATGATTTTGATCAGGAAAGGGCAAAAAGACTCATTTTACGCAGCCAGGGGACAGCGGTTTCTTCCAGGACCCTTGCCTCTAAACCGGAAATTCCCGGAAAATATTTTTCGATCGCGCGCTGTTTCCGTTATGACCAGGTCGATGCGACCCACGCTTCTGACTTTTTTCAGGTGGAGGGAATTGTACTGGGCGAAACCATTCATTTCAAAACGCTTCTTGGTCTTTTGACCCTGTTTGCGAAAGAAGTGGCGAAGGCCACGGAGGTAAAATTCCTTCCGGCCTATTTCCCCTTTACGGAACCGTCCGTCGAAGTGCATGTCAAACATCCTCAACTCGGCTGGATGGAACTGGGGGGGGCAGGACTTTTCAGACCGGAGGTGACCCTGCCTCTCGGGGTAAAGGTTCCGGTCATTGCCTGGGGGCTCGGACTTGATCGAATGGCAATGATGGCATTGGATATCCAGGATATTCGGGATCTCTTTTCCCCGGATCTGGAATTAGTCCGCTCCAAGAAAGTCTCGGTGTAA
- the pheT gene encoding phenylalanine--tRNA ligase subunit beta, translating into MPSILIKKRDLESLVGRKISIVQFESYLPWVKGEFKEFDEKNGEIKVELNDSNRPDLWCSEGIARQIKLKLNNRNPKYPFYRHSAKSKKYRIFVEKEVESVRPYIAACAVSNFVMTEEALVQFIQTQEKLADVFGQKRKLLSIGIYHLEPVVFPLVYKMASSTGTGFIPLGFEERMTLREILEKHPKGKAYRHVFKHENKLPVFVDQKGTVLSFPPIINSREAGEVKAGDRNLMLEVTGTDLRLVNLVLNILATNLFDRGAKIEPIAVSYPFKTPYGKELIFPMAIDVPVMVEIREIEKLLGESFKPERVKKALTSYGHNVGRGTGTKLRVNPPPYRDDLLHSVDVIEDVAISLGYNNFEPELPKDFSRGSLSREESFSDTLREYFIGFGFQEMISNILSSREELVEKMNLNHAPLHLVEIENVMTAQFSIVRNQILPSLLRVEAASSKAFYPHHIFEIGEVAEKDLSQDLGSKTRIQLSALIAHPNASFSEMHSYLDMLFYYLVGSKFLFHGLKSVNHSSYNSGRFGEIFYRDENSPEKEIRVGSLGEIHPEVLERWQIGVPCSALTLDVNLLLALTQSE; encoded by the coding sequence ATGCCCTCCATTTTAATCAAAAAGAGGGATCTGGAGTCTCTGGTCGGAAGAAAGATTTCCATTGTTCAATTCGAATCCTATCTCCCCTGGGTCAAGGGGGAGTTCAAGGAATTTGATGAGAAGAACGGCGAAATCAAGGTTGAACTAAACGACTCCAATCGTCCCGACCTTTGGTGCAGCGAAGGGATCGCCCGGCAAATCAAGCTAAAACTTAATAACCGAAATCCAAAATATCCTTTTTATAGACATTCGGCCAAGTCCAAAAAATACAGAATTTTCGTTGAAAAAGAGGTCGAATCCGTCCGGCCGTATATCGCCGCCTGCGCCGTTTCCAATTTTGTTATGACTGAAGAAGCCCTGGTTCAGTTCATCCAAACCCAGGAAAAGCTGGCGGATGTCTTTGGTCAGAAAAGAAAATTGTTATCGATCGGAATCTATCATCTTGAACCGGTTGTTTTTCCGCTCGTTTATAAAATGGCATCGTCAACCGGAACCGGGTTTATCCCGCTCGGATTCGAGGAGAGGATGACTCTCAGGGAGATTCTTGAAAAACATCCCAAGGGGAAAGCCTATCGTCATGTTTTTAAGCATGAGAACAAATTACCCGTTTTTGTTGATCAAAAAGGGACCGTTCTCTCCTTTCCTCCCATTATTAACAGCCGCGAAGCGGGAGAGGTTAAGGCGGGAGATCGGAATTTAATGTTGGAAGTGACCGGGACCGATCTAAGGCTGGTCAATCTGGTACTGAATATCCTGGCTACCAATCTTTTTGACCGCGGAGCGAAGATTGAACCGATTGCAGTCTCCTATCCCTTTAAAACCCCGTATGGAAAAGAATTGATTTTCCCGATGGCAATCGATGTGCCGGTGATGGTAGAAATACGGGAGATTGAGAAGCTTCTGGGGGAATCTTTTAAACCGGAACGGGTCAAAAAAGCGCTGACCTCCTACGGGCATAACGTGGGCAGGGGGACCGGCACCAAATTGCGAGTAAACCCGCCACCGTATCGAGACGATCTGCTCCATTCTGTCGATGTGATTGAGGATGTCGCCATCAGTCTCGGTTATAACAATTTTGAACCGGAGCTTCCGAAAGATTTTTCAAGAGGGAGCTTGTCCAGGGAAGAGTCTTTCTCGGATACACTCCGCGAATATTTTATTGGGTTTGGATTTCAGGAAATGATCTCCAATATCCTGAGCTCGCGGGAAGAGCTGGTTGAAAAAATGAATCTGAATCACGCCCCCCTTCATCTGGTTGAAATCGAAAATGTCATGACAGCCCAATTTTCTATCGTCCGGAACCAGATACTTCCTTCGCTTTTACGTGTCGAAGCGGCCAGCAGTAAGGCATTTTATCCCCACCATATATTTGAAATTGGAGAGGTGGCCGAAAAAGATCTTTCACAAGATCTGGGATCCAAAACCCGGATTCAGCTTTCGGCGCTCATCGCCCATCCGAACGCTTCTTTTTCTGAAATGCATTCCTACCTGGATATGCTTTTCTATTACCTGGTCGGGAGCAAATTTCTGTTTCATGGATTAAAGTCAGTGAATCATTCGAGCTATAATTCCGGAAGATTTGGTGAAATTTTTTACAGGGACGAAAATAGTCCGGAAAAAGAGATCCGGGTGGGATCGTTAGGCGAAATTCATCCCGAGGTCTTGGAGAGGTGGCAAATCGGAGTGCCCTGTTCCGCACTCACGCTCGACGTCAATCTCCTGTTAGCACTCACCCAATCCGAATAA
- a CDS encoding LysE family translocator — protein MSQIDWIGFIPASVAVILAPGPGSLWVARVAASSGNRAAGSAMLGILTGDVILVSLSLLGVSALFSAYPALFHAFQLAGTAYLIYLGLKLFLTTGLQKQTLGLEEISGTFKKGVTITLSNPKAIFFFMAFFPLFLRSGGEGFLSSYATMTLLFLGANQVYLFFLSRIFCKVGAVFQENLRLQKIARKTCGIVFIFFGIKIAFFTG, from the coding sequence ATGAGCCAAATCGATTGGATCGGATTTATCCCGGCGTCCGTTGCAGTCATACTCGCTCCAGGTCCCGGTTCCTTGTGGGTAGCCCGGGTGGCGGCTTCGTCGGGCAACCGCGCTGCCGGTTCGGCGATGCTCGGAATTTTAACCGGCGATGTCATCCTGGTTTCGCTTTCTCTCTTGGGGGTTTCAGCGCTCTTTTCAGCTTATCCCGCCCTGTTTCATGCATTTCAACTGGCGGGCACAGCCTATCTGATCTACCTGGGACTGAAGTTATTTCTGACAACGGGACTTCAAAAACAAACGCTTGGCTTAGAAGAAATCTCGGGAACATTCAAAAAAGGGGTTACCATCACCCTTTCCAATCCGAAGGCCATCTTTTTCTTCATGGCCTTTTTTCCGCTTTTCCTCAGATCAGGAGGGGAGGGGTTTCTCTCTTCTTATGCGACGATGACCTTGCTCTTTCTGGGAGCCAACCAGGTTTATCTCTTTTTTTTAAGTCGAATTTTTTGTAAAGTGGGCGCCGTATTTCAGGAGAACTTGCGGCTGCAAAAAATAGCACGCAAAACCTGTGGAATCGTTTTTATTTTTTTCGGAATCAAGATCGCTTTTTTCACAGGGTAA
- the rplT gene encoding 50S ribosomal protein L20 has translation MPRAKGGTKTRTRHKKRLKMAKGYYGAKSKLFRSATEQVDKGLQYAYRDRKAKKRDFRRLWIARINAAAGLAGIAYSRFINALKKANIGINRKMLAELAVNDLAGFNKIVEVAKQHIAA, from the coding sequence ATGCCTCGAGCTAAAGGCGGCACCAAAACCAGAACAAGACATAAAAAGAGATTAAAAATGGCGAAAGGATATTACGGCGCCAAGAGCAAGCTTTTCAGATCAGCTACTGAACAGGTCGATAAGGGTCTTCAATATGCCTACCGCGACCGGAAAGCTAAAAAAAGAGACTTTAGAAGGCTCTGGATTGCCCGAATCAACGCGGCCGCAGGATTGGCTGGAATCGCTTACAGCCGGTTTATCAATGCCTTAAAAAAGGCCAATATCGGAATTAATCGCAAAATGCTCGCTGAGTTAGCGGTAAACGACCTGGCGGGGTTTAATAAGATTGTGGAGGTGGCGAAACAGCATATCGCTGCTTAA
- the rpmI gene encoding 50S ribosomal protein L35 — MPKIKSHKGMAKRVKITGTGKVVIKRAGERHLLTTKNAKRKRALKVEGVLIPAEERMVKRLLPYGGGI; from the coding sequence ATGCCGAAAATAAAATCCCATAAAGGGATGGCAAAAAGAGTTAAAATTACGGGTACAGGAAAAGTGGTCATTAAACGAGCGGGAGAGAGGCATCTTCTAACCACTAAAAACGCAAAAAGAAAGAGAGCTCTCAAAGTTGAAGGGGTTTTGATCCCGGCGGAAGAGAGAATGGTTAAAAGACTACTCCCTTACGGCGGCGGAATTTAA
- a CDS encoding translation initiation factor IF-3: MVKLNVNRGIRAREVRVIDGEGNQLGVMPTFEAIKKAEESGLDLVEVAPTSNPPVCRIMDYGKYKYEQSKKLHNAKLHSKTAVLKEIKLRPYTDTHDLEIKIRHSRNFLEEGNKVKVALMFRGRENVNQSIGRALMNQFMEKISLHGTIEQIPRMEGNTLVMIVIPKSEKGKGQKAPKPPKPPKVEAIPKVETAIPAEIRLESKIEEVKEAKPE; this comes from the coding sequence ATCGTTAAATTAAATGTCAACCGTGGAATCAGGGCGAGAGAAGTGCGGGTCATCGATGGAGAAGGCAATCAGCTGGGTGTCATGCCGACTTTTGAGGCGATCAAGAAGGCTGAAGAGAGCGGACTGGACCTGGTCGAAGTCGCTCCTACTTCCAATCCCCCTGTCTGCAGGATCATGGATTATGGGAAATATAAGTACGAACAGAGCAAAAAACTCCACAATGCCAAGCTCCATTCCAAGACCGCCGTCTTAAAAGAGATTAAGCTTCGTCCTTATACAGATACGCATGACCTGGAAATAAAAATCAGACATTCGAGAAATTTTCTGGAAGAGGGAAACAAAGTCAAAGTGGCCTTGATGTTCCGGGGGAGAGAAAATGTCAATCAGTCCATCGGCCGGGCACTGATGAACCAGTTCATGGAAAAAATTTCCCTTCATGGCACGATTGAACAGATTCCCCGGATGGAAGGGAACACCCTGGTCATGATCGTCATTCCGAAATCAGAAAAAGGAAAGGGACAAAAGGCACCCAAACCACCTAAACCTCCAAAAGTGGAAGCCATTCCAAAAGTTGAAACGGCAATCCCTGCGGAGATTAGATTGGAGAGTAAAATCGAAGAAGTGAAAGAAGCTAAACCGGAATAA